In Candidatus Marinarcus aquaticus, the following are encoded in one genomic region:
- a CDS encoding FAD-binding protein: MLDLAIIGGGPAGLTAGLYATRGGLKSVTMFEMGMPGGQITG, encoded by the coding sequence ATGTTAGACTTAGCGATAATAGGGGGAGGGCCAGCTGGATTAACAGCAGGTTTGTACGCGACACGAGGTGGATTAAAGAGTGTAACCATGTTTGAAATGGGGATGCCAGGTGGACAAATCACAGGC
- the trxA gene encoding thioredoxin has translation MGKYVDLTPANFESVTSNGISLVDFWAPWCGPCRMIAPVIEELAQEFEGKANICKVNTDEEQDLAVKHGIRSIPTIIFMKDGEVVDTMIGASSKQALADKINSLL, from the coding sequence ATGGGTAAATATGTAGATTTAACACCTGCAAATTTTGAGTCAGTGACATCAAATGGTATTTCTCTAGTTGACTTCTGGGCACCTTGGTGTGGGCCTTGTAGAATGATTGCGCCAGTAATTGAAGAGTTAGCCCAAGAGTTTGAAGGAAAAGCAAATATTTGTAAAGTGAATACCGATGAAGAACAAGATTTAGCTGTAAAACATGGTATTCGTTCAATTCCAACTATCATTTTCATGAAAGATGGTGAGGTGGTTGATACGATGATTGGTGCTTCTTCTAAACAAGCTTTAGCGGATAAAATCAACTCACTGCTTTAA